In Persicimonas caeni, a single window of DNA contains:
- a CDS encoding Mrp/NBP35 family ATP-binding protein — protein MKDDFSIKGEVISALETVEDSAKNKNIIDAHMVEQVDVDSGVVDITLVVEQGRDRNERFALEDAIYDAVEAIAGVQEVKVKTTTPKAIEREQNADSSAGSKAASAAPSGGAKAPKQPSVPQAEPVQGVGKVIAVASGKGGVGKSTVAVNLALALKEKGHRVGLLDIDIYGPSLPTLLGIMDRPSVADRRIVPLQAHGLRIMSLGFLMEDDTPVIWRGPIVTGIIRQFLRDVDWSGLDYLVVDMPPGTGDAQLALAQTVPVDGAVVVTTPSELALIDAARGFEMFRTLNIDVLGVVENMSKFITPDGEEFFIFGEGSVEKEAERLNTELLASIPLDPAVRKGGDEGSPVVVSAPDSETSKAFLELAESVIERQPVEGGGDGDGKKKGLFSFLKG, from the coding sequence ATGAAGGACGATTTTTCCATCAAAGGCGAAGTCATCTCCGCTCTCGAGACGGTAGAAGACTCGGCCAAAAACAAGAATATTATCGATGCTCACATGGTCGAGCAGGTCGACGTCGACAGCGGCGTGGTCGACATCACCCTGGTGGTCGAGCAAGGGCGCGACCGCAACGAGCGCTTCGCCCTCGAAGACGCCATTTATGACGCCGTCGAGGCGATCGCCGGCGTCCAAGAGGTCAAGGTCAAGACGACCACGCCCAAGGCGATCGAGCGCGAGCAAAACGCCGACAGCTCGGCCGGCTCGAAGGCCGCCAGCGCCGCGCCGTCCGGCGGCGCCAAGGCTCCCAAGCAGCCCAGCGTGCCGCAAGCCGAACCCGTCCAAGGGGTCGGCAAAGTCATCGCGGTGGCCTCGGGCAAAGGTGGAGTGGGCAAGTCGACCGTGGCAGTCAACCTGGCGCTCGCCCTCAAGGAGAAGGGCCACCGGGTGGGGCTGCTCGACATCGACATCTACGGCCCGAGTCTGCCGACCCTGCTGGGGATCATGGATCGGCCCAGCGTGGCCGACCGGCGCATCGTGCCCCTTCAAGCCCACGGGCTTCGCATCATGAGCCTGGGCTTCTTGATGGAAGACGACACCCCCGTGATCTGGCGAGGGCCGATCGTCACCGGCATCATCCGCCAGTTCCTGCGCGACGTCGACTGGAGCGGGCTCGACTACCTGGTCGTCGACATGCCTCCCGGCACCGGCGACGCCCAACTGGCCTTGGCCCAGACCGTACCGGTCGACGGCGCGGTGGTCGTGACCACCCCTTCGGAGCTCGCGCTCATCGACGCGGCGCGCGGCTTCGAGATGTTCCGCACGCTCAACATCGACGTGCTCGGCGTCGTCGAAAACATGTCGAAGTTCATCACGCCCGACGGTGAGGAGTTCTTCATCTTCGGTGAAGGCTCGGTCGAGAAGGAAGCCGAGCGCTTGAATACGGAACTGCTCGCCTCGATCCCCCTCGATCCGGCGGTGCGCAAAGGTGGCGACGAGGGCTCGCCGGTGGTCGTCTCGGCCCCGGACAGCGAAACGTCCAAGGCGTTTTTGGAGTTGGCTGAATCCGTCATCGAGCGCCAGCCCGTCGAAGGCGGCGGCGATGGTGACGGCAAGAAGAAAGGCCTTTTTTCCTTCCTTAAAGGCTAA
- a CDS encoding Fur family transcriptional regulator, which produces MSSDPTDQRVADAMEAFHQRLQDAGLKSTRQRDVIVERFFELDKHITADELLEEVREVQSRIGYATVYRTLKLLVEQDLALPKDFGDGQTRYDPIFDQDPQHDHIICVDCRKIVEFTDDMVNQRLEHLAEEMDYKIRRKKLELYAECHIPDCPNRSESSE; this is translated from the coding sequence ATGTCCAGCGACCCGACAGACCAGCGAGTGGCCGACGCGATGGAGGCGTTCCATCAACGGCTGCAGGACGCCGGCCTGAAATCCACCCGACAACGTGACGTCATCGTCGAGCGCTTCTTCGAACTCGACAAGCACATCACGGCTGACGAATTGCTCGAAGAGGTACGCGAGGTTCAGTCGCGCATCGGTTATGCGACGGTCTATCGCACGCTCAAGCTGCTCGTCGAACAAGACCTGGCCCTGCCCAAAGACTTCGGCGACGGTCAAACGCGCTACGATCCCATCTTCGATCAGGACCCCCAACACGACCACATCATTTGCGTCGACTGCCGCAAAATCGTCGAGTTCACCGACGATATGGTCAATCAGCGCCTCGAGCACCTGGCCGAAGAGATGGACTACAAGATTCGGCGCAAAAAGCTCGAGTTGTATGCCGAATGCCACATCCCAGACTGTCCCAACCGCTCCGAATCGAGCGAGTGA